The following coding sequences lie in one Narcine bancroftii isolate sNarBan1 unplaced genomic scaffold, sNarBan1.hap1 Scaffold_109, whole genome shotgun sequence genomic window:
- the LOC138750238 gene encoding craniofacial development protein 2-like, translating to MGFTEETLGQAEKTELDAHLANRLGKAESSKRGSEKIMKETEVALNQTQAEPAEKNKFYTDLRNLIQRTPTADKVVILGDFNARVGKDSETWPGILGKHGVGKCNDNGHLLLELCAEQRLVITNTLFQQRDSLKTTWMHPRSKHWHLLDYILV from the exons tttacagaggagacgttgggtcaagctgagaagacagagttggatgcccatttggcgaatcggctgggcaaagcagaaagctcaaaacgagggtctgaaaaaataatgaaggagactgaagtggcgttgaaccaaacccag gcggaaccagcagaaaagaacaagttctacaccgacctgcgcaacctcatccaacgtacccctacagccgacaaggttgtcatcctgggcgacttcaacgctcgtgtcggcaaagactcagaaacctggccaggaatcctgggcaagcatggcgtcggcaagtgcaacgacaatgggcacctcctgttggagctctgcgcagaacagcgacttgtcattacaaacaccctttttcagcagagggacagccttaagaccacctggatgcatccccgatccaaacactggcacctcctggactacatcctggtgtga